GTCGTAGTCGCCCGTGACCTCGTAGACGCTCACCATCTGCTTCTCCTGGCGGAGTTTTTCGGTCACGGCCGGGAGCGCGCTCCCCTCCACTTTCAGCTGGAGGACGGCGGTCACGTCGTAGCCGAGTTTGTCGTAGTCGACGATGGGCGTGTACCCGCGGATCACGCCCTCGTCTTCGAGATCGCGGAGGTGGTTCGACACCGTCGTCACGGATACGTCGAGTTCGTCGCCGAGGCTTCTGAGGCTCGCCCGCCCGTTGCTGAGAAGGGAGTTGACGAGTTTCGCGTCGAGGTTTTCGTACGTCATCACAGCTAATCACGCCGTCAGGGGTTTATAATTTTACGAACGTCCAGCATTCTTGCGCGACTGGCGGTTCATGCACCAAGCGATAAGGCCTTTATACTGGCAGATAAGGAAACAAACGTCCAGAACATGACGGACGAACACGCGAAACCAGACGGCGGCCTCACGGCCGAAGAACAGGCAGTACTCGACGAGATCGAGGAGAAAAACGTTGACTTCCTTCGCCTCCAGTTCACCGACATTCTCGGCGTCGTAAAGAACGTCTCCGTGCCGGCCCACCAGGCGGAGAAGGCGTTCACCGAGGGGATCTACTTCGACGGCTCCTCCATCGAGGGGTTCGTTCGCATCCAGGAGTCGGACATGCGTCTCGTCCCCGACCCCGACACGTTCGCGGTGCTCCCGTGGCGCAGCGACGGGGAGGGTGACAGCGGGGCGGCGCGGCTCATCTGTGACATCGTCACCACCGAAGGCGAGCCGTTCGTCGGCGGCCCGCGGCAGGTCTTAAAAAGCGTCCTCGAAGAGGCCGAGGAGATGGGCTACACCGTCTCCATCGGTCCCGAGCCGGAGTTCTTCCTGTTCGAGAAGGACGACGACGGGAATGCGACGACCATCCCCCACGACAACGGTGGCTACTTCGATCTGGCGCCGAAGGACCTCGCGTCCGACGTGCGCAAAGAGATCATCTTCACGCTCGAAAAGATGGGCTTCGAGATCGAAGCCTCCCACCACGAGGTCGCGGAGGGCCAACACGAGATCAACTTCAAGTACGACGACGCGCTCACGACCGCGGACAACATCGCGACGTTCCGCGCGGTCGTCCGCGCGGTCGCCGAGCAGCACGACCTCCACGCGACGTTCATGCCCAAGCCGATCGCCGACATCAACGGCTCGGGGATGCACAGCCACATCTCGCTTTTCGACGAGGACGGCAACGCCTTCGCCGACGACTCCGACGAGTTCAACCTGAGCGAGACGGCCTACCAGTTCATGGGCGGCATCTTAGAGCACGCCCCCGCGTTCACGGCCGTGACGAATCCGACCGTGAACTCCTACAAGCGCCTGGTGCCCGGCTACGAGGCGCCCATCTACGTCGCCTGGTCCGACACGAACCGCTCGGCGCTCGTCCGCGTCCCGGACGCCGCCGGCGTCTCCGCCCGCTTCGAGGTCCGCAGCCCCGACCCGTCCTGTAACCCGTACCTCGGGATGGCGTCGCTCATCGCCGCCGGCCTCGACGGGATCAAGACCGAGGCCGACCCCGGCGACCCGGTCCGCGAGGACATCTACGAGTTCGACGACGAGAAGCGCCAGGAGTACGGCATCGAGACGCTCCCGCCGAACCTCGGCGCCGCCGTCGAGGAGTTGGAGGCCGACGAAGTCATGCAGGAAGCGCTCGGTCCGCACACCTCGGAGAAGTTCGCCGAGGCGAAGTCGCAGGAGTTCAGCGAGTACCTCACCCAGGTCTCGGAGTGGGAAGAGGACCGCTACCTCGAGACGTTCTGAGGACGGCACGACCCGGATTTTTTCGGCTGTCGCGGCTCGGCTCGGTTCGCTCGCGATTTCTCGACCCGCGTAGTTGCACCCCTCGCTCGCGACGGGAACCGACCCGCGTTGACGACCGATAAAAAGAACTGCCGCAGTTGCTGTGACGCCGCGTTACCTCAACACTCCGACCAGCCGCACGACTCGCACGTCTTGCAGCCCTCGGAGTAGTAGAGGTTCATCCCGCCGCACTCGGGACATTCGGGTGACTCGCCGGCCGCGATCAGTTCCTGCGTCGCGTCGTCCGCACCGGCCGCGTCGTCCTTGGCCGCCGGGCCGGGACCGCTCGGCGCGTCGGTCGCCGCGTCGGCGTCGACCGCGCCGCCGTCGGTCTGGCTCGCCGGTTCGGCCGTGCCCTCGACGTCGTCGAGGCTCTGCTGTTGCGGGATGCCCTTGTCTATCTCGTCGTCGAGGTAGCGACGGAGCGCGGTGCCGATGGCGTCCGGGATCGACTGGATCTGCTCGCCTTTGTCCCACGCGACCTTCGGGCTCCGGGTGCCGTGGAGCTCGTCGACGATCTCCTCGGGGTCGACCCCCGAGCGGAGCGCCGTCGAGATAACCTTCGCGAGCGCCTCGGTGAAGGAGTTGGTGTAGCCGCCGGAGTGGCCGATGTTCGCGAACAGCTCGAACGGCCGACCGTGCTCGTCTTCGTTGATGGTGACGTACAGCTTCCCGTAACCGGTCTCGACGCGCTGGGTGACGCCGCTCAGCGAGTCGGGGCGCGGGCTGCGTTCGCTGTAGTCGATCCGGGGCTGCTCGCTGGCTTCGAGCAGATCGGAAATCTCCGCGTCGATCTGCGCCTGCACGTCCTCGTTGTCGAGGAACGACTCGATGCCGCCGAACACCTCGCCGATCTGTTCGACGATGGTCTCGGCCGCCTCGGCCTCGTCGGCGAACTCCGTGTTCTTCGCGCGCGTCGTGAGCACCTGCTTCGAGCGGGTGCCGTCGCGGTAGACGGTGACGCCCTTCCCGCCGTGGTCGTAGATGTAGCGGTACACCTCTTCCATCTCCTCGGCGGTGGCGTCGTTCGGGAAGTTACACGTCTTCGAGATGGCGGAGTCGACGCCCTCCTGACAGGCACACTGGACCGACGCGTGCTGCTTGCCAGAGAGATCGCCGGTGACGACGAACAGTTCGCCGATGGCGTCCGGGACCGTCTCTAACCCGTCCACGCCGTCGAACTCGTTGGTCGCCATCTGGTCTTGGGCCTCCTGTTTGACGGCGTCGACGTCGACGTCGTTCTCCTCTAAGGTGCGGAGGAAGTAGTCGTCGAACTCGACGAGCATCTCGTCGCCCTGCACGTCGTCGGAGACGTTCTTGTAGTAGGCGACGTTGTAGA
This genomic window from Halorubrum sp. PV6 contains:
- the glnA gene encoding type I glutamate--ammonia ligase codes for the protein MTDEHAKPDGGLTAEEQAVLDEIEEKNVDFLRLQFTDILGVVKNVSVPAHQAEKAFTEGIYFDGSSIEGFVRIQESDMRLVPDPDTFAVLPWRSDGEGDSGAARLICDIVTTEGEPFVGGPRQVLKSVLEEAEEMGYTVSIGPEPEFFLFEKDDDGNATTIPHDNGGYFDLAPKDLASDVRKEIIFTLEKMGFEIEASHHEVAEGQHEINFKYDDALTTADNIATFRAVVRAVAEQHDLHATFMPKPIADINGSGMHSHISLFDEDGNAFADDSDEFNLSETAYQFMGGILEHAPAFTAVTNPTVNSYKRLVPGYEAPIYVAWSDTNRSALVRVPDAAGVSARFEVRSPDPSCNPYLGMASLIAAGLDGIKTEADPGDPVREDIYEFDDEKRQEYGIETLPPNLGAAVEELEADEVMQEALGPHTSEKFAEAKSQEFSEYLTQVSEWEEDRYLETF
- the lrp gene encoding HTH-type transcriptional regulator Lrp, with amino-acid sequence MTYENLDAKLVNSLLSNGRASLRSLGDELDVSVTTVSNHLRDLEDEGVIRGYTPIVDYDKLGYDVTAVLQLKVEGSALPAVTEKLRQEKQMVSVYEVTGDYDVIAIGKFTDTDGMNDQIKSILTDADIRESNTSVVLNAVTENEQFDLDLNEE